A window of Aeromicrobium sp. Root236 contains these coding sequences:
- a CDS encoding ATP-binding cassette domain-containing protein, whose amino-acid sequence MSTPILEARGLTRQFGQVTALDGADFDIHAGEVVALIGDNGAGKSTLVKALSGNLAVDSGEILYEGHPQVIDTPMKASELGIETVYQDLALAPHLDPAQNMFLGRELMRPGLVGKLGFMDNKAMRAEARASFDKLGATVRSLTAPVGSMSGGQRQAIAIARAVHWASKVVFLDEPTAALGVRQTANVLDTIRRVRDHGVAVIFISHSMPHVMEVADRVQVLRLGKRVATYKANETSMEQLVGAMTGVMEEVKSA is encoded by the coding sequence ATGAGCACCCCGATCCTGGAGGCTCGCGGCCTGACCCGGCAGTTCGGGCAGGTGACCGCGCTGGACGGCGCGGACTTCGACATCCACGCCGGTGAGGTCGTCGCGCTGATCGGCGACAACGGTGCCGGCAAGTCGACCTTGGTCAAGGCGCTCTCGGGCAACCTGGCCGTCGACTCCGGCGAGATCCTCTACGAGGGCCACCCGCAGGTCATCGACACCCCGATGAAGGCCAGCGAGCTCGGCATCGAGACGGTCTACCAGGACCTCGCGCTCGCGCCGCACCTCGATCCGGCACAGAACATGTTCCTCGGTCGCGAGCTCATGCGTCCCGGCCTCGTCGGGAAGCTCGGCTTCATGGACAACAAGGCGATGCGCGCCGAGGCCCGGGCGTCGTTCGACAAGCTCGGCGCGACCGTCAGAAGCCTCACGGCGCCGGTCGGCTCGATGTCGGGCGGACAGCGCCAGGCCATCGCGATCGCCCGTGCCGTGCACTGGGCTAGCAAGGTCGTGTTCCTCGACGAGCCGACCGCGGCCCTCGGCGTGCGCCAGACGGCCAACGTGCTCGACACGATCCGCCGCGTTCGGGACCACGGTGTCGCGGTGATCTTCATCAGCCACTCGATGCCGCACGTCATGGAGGTCGCGGACCGGGTGCAGGTGCTGCGGCTCGGCAAGCGGGTCGCCACGTACAAGGCCAACGAGACGTCGATGGAGCAGCTGGTGGGCGCCATGACCGGCGTCATGGAAGAGGTGAAGAGCGCATGA
- a CDS encoding ABC transporter substrate-binding protein: protein MSRFTRGLAVGASVLVLGSSLAACGGSSDGGGGGGGEKKIAFIQGVAGDQFYITMQCGIEAAAKTAGAKVEVQGPQKFDPTLQKPIVDSVVASKPDAILVAPTDVSAMEAPLKAAAKAGIKVVLVDTTVNDPSFAVSEISSDNVGGGKAAFDAIKQLNPNGGKVLVISTDPGVSTVDARVKGFKDAAEADSSFNYLGVQYSHNEPATAAKLVTAALQKDPDIVGVFATNLFAAEGTATGVRQADKGDQVKIVGFDAGPDQVKALQDGTVQALVAQQPGTIGQDGVEQAMAALDGKSTEKKIQTGFTIITKDNLDGEGGKAVYKSSC from the coding sequence ATGAGTCGATTCACACGAGGATTGGCCGTTGGTGCGTCAGTCCTGGTCCTGGGTTCGTCGCTCGCTGCATGCGGCGGCTCCAGCGATGGCGGCGGAGGAGGTGGAGGCGAGAAGAAGATCGCCTTCATCCAGGGCGTCGCCGGCGATCAGTTCTACATCACGATGCAGTGCGGCATCGAGGCCGCGGCCAAGACGGCCGGAGCCAAGGTCGAGGTGCAGGGTCCGCAGAAGTTCGACCCGACGCTGCAGAAGCCGATCGTCGACTCCGTCGTGGCCAGCAAGCCCGACGCGATCCTCGTGGCGCCGACCGACGTGTCTGCGATGGAGGCCCCGCTGAAGGCCGCCGCCAAGGCCGGCATCAAGGTCGTGCTCGTCGACACCACCGTCAACGACCCGTCGTTCGCGGTCTCCGAGATCTCGTCGGACAACGTCGGTGGCGGCAAGGCGGCGTTCGACGCGATCAAGCAGCTCAACCCCAACGGCGGCAAGGTGCTGGTCATCTCGACCGACCCCGGCGTCTCGACGGTTGACGCTCGCGTCAAGGGCTTCAAGGATGCCGCCGAGGCTGACTCGTCGTTCAACTACCTGGGCGTCCAGTACAGCCACAACGAGCCGGCGACCGCAGCCAAGCTCGTGACGGCGGCGCTGCAGAAGGATCCCGACATCGTCGGCGTCTTCGCGACGAACCTGTTCGCCGCCGAGGGCACCGCGACCGGCGTCCGTCAGGCCGACAAGGGTGACCAGGTCAAGATCGTCGGCTTCGACGCCGGCCCCGACCAGGTCAAGGCTCTCCAGGACGGCACGGTCCAGGCGCTCGTCGCCCAGCAGCCGGGCACGATCGGCCAGGACGGCGTCGAGCAGGCCATGGCCGCGCTCGACGGCAAGTCCACCGAGAAGAAGATCCAGACGGGCTTCACCATCATCACGAAGGACAACCTCGATGGTGAAGGCGGCAAGGCGGTCTACAAGTCGTCCTGCTGA
- a CDS encoding MDR family MFS transporter — MTTPAPTRASVGLRSERGPVLLGVMLSVALVAIDATILATAVPSVVEDLGGFSQFPWLFSIYLLAQAISVPLYGKFSDIIGRKPVMLLGIALFLLGSVLCGAAWSMPSLIVFRAVQGLGAGAVLPMSMTIIGDLYSIAERSKVQGYVASVWGVSSVVGPTLGGVFSDYLSWRWIFFVNVPIAIAAALMLARRFSEDVTRTHHRIDYAGAITLAIGGSLLILGLLEGGVEWSWDSTTSISVLATAAVLLTGFVLIERRAAEPILPLWVFRRRVLVGANASSLVVGVLLIGLTSYVPLYAQGVLGTNALVGGFVVAAMTIGWPISAAIAGRFYLRVGFRDTAFMGSAFVVAGAALLVLVTGDSSIYFLGAACFVIGVGLGFIASPILVAAQSSVDWTTRGVVTGTTMFARSVGSALGIAVFGAIANAAVARRVGGSHPDLEHLPARILEPSIHEVYLGAGVAALVMIGAIALLPRRVATVD, encoded by the coding sequence GTGACGACTCCTGCACCCACGCGCGCCTCGGTCGGACTCCGGTCCGAGCGTGGCCCGGTGCTGCTGGGCGTCATGCTGTCGGTCGCCCTCGTGGCGATCGACGCGACGATCCTGGCGACCGCCGTGCCGTCCGTCGTCGAGGACCTCGGCGGGTTCTCACAGTTCCCGTGGCTGTTCTCGATCTACCTGCTCGCGCAGGCGATCTCGGTCCCGTTGTACGGCAAGTTCTCCGACATCATCGGGCGCAAGCCCGTCATGCTGCTGGGCATCGCCCTGTTCCTCCTCGGCTCCGTGCTCTGCGGTGCTGCGTGGAGCATGCCGTCCCTGATCGTCTTCCGAGCCGTCCAGGGCCTCGGCGCCGGAGCCGTCCTGCCGATGAGCATGACGATCATCGGCGACCTGTACTCGATCGCCGAGCGGTCGAAGGTGCAGGGCTATGTCGCCAGCGTGTGGGGTGTCTCGTCGGTCGTCGGCCCGACCCTCGGCGGGGTGTTCTCCGACTACCTGTCGTGGCGCTGGATCTTCTTCGTCAACGTCCCCATCGCTATCGCCGCCGCGCTGATGCTGGCGCGCCGGTTCAGCGAGGACGTCACGCGCACGCACCACCGCATCGACTACGCCGGCGCGATCACCCTCGCGATCGGCGGGTCGTTGCTGATCCTCGGCCTGCTCGAGGGCGGCGTCGAGTGGTCCTGGGACTCGACGACCAGCATCTCGGTGCTCGCCACGGCCGCCGTGCTGCTTACCGGGTTCGTGCTGATCGAACGCCGGGCCGCGGAGCCGATCCTGCCGCTGTGGGTCTTCAGGCGCAGGGTCCTGGTCGGCGCGAACGCGTCGAGCCTGGTCGTCGGCGTGCTGCTGATCGGGCTGACCTCGTACGTCCCGCTGTACGCCCAAGGCGTGCTTGGCACCAACGCCCTGGTCGGCGGGTTCGTTGTTGCAGCGATGACGATCGGCTGGCCGATCTCGGCCGCGATCGCCGGGCGCTTCTACCTCCGCGTCGGGTTCCGCGACACGGCGTTCATGGGATCGGCATTCGTCGTCGCCGGAGCCGCTCTGCTGGTGCTCGTCACCGGCGACAGCTCGATCTACTTCCTCGGTGCCGCCTGCTTCGTCATCGGTGTCGGCCTCGGCTTCATCGCCTCGCCGATCCTGGTCGCCGCACAGTCCTCCGTCGACTGGACGACCCGCGGCGTCGTCACCGGCACCACGATGTTCGCCCGTTCGGTGGGCAGCGCGCTCGGCATCGCGGTCTTCGGCGCCATCGCCAACGCCGCGGTGGCCCGCCGAGTCGGCGGGTCGCACCCCGACCTGGAGCACCTGCCCGCCCGCATCCTGGAGCCGTCGATCCACGAGGTCTACCTCGGAGCCGGCGTCGCCGCACTCGTCATGATCGGCGCGATCGCCCTTCTGCCGCGCCGCGTCGCCACCGTCGACTGA
- a CDS encoding NAD-dependent protein deacetylase, giving the protein MSTVHEVLGDRRWLVLTGAGVSTDSGIPDYRGPGSPVRTPMTYQDFVRTPVGRQRYWARAHVGWSRMRGAQPNATHHALADLERQGRLTGLITQNVDGLHERAGHRDLIDLHGRIDRVICLQCRELTPRADLHARLSLLNPGYESRVGEVAPDGDVVLDDTADFRVAECRTCGGDLKPDVVFFGENVPKDRVERSYALVGEAEALVVLGSSLQVMSGLRFVRAAHKRGIPIAIINRGTTRGDDLATVKLEAGCAETLAALTGTAAPA; this is encoded by the coding sequence ATGAGCACGGTCCACGAGGTCCTCGGCGATCGCCGCTGGCTCGTCCTCACGGGCGCGGGGGTGTCGACCGACTCCGGGATTCCCGACTACCGCGGCCCGGGCTCGCCGGTACGGACGCCGATGACCTACCAGGACTTCGTGCGTACGCCCGTAGGTCGGCAGCGCTACTGGGCACGCGCCCACGTCGGCTGGAGCCGCATGCGGGGAGCGCAGCCGAACGCGACCCACCACGCACTGGCAGACCTCGAGCGGCAGGGCAGGCTGACCGGCCTGATCACCCAGAACGTCGACGGGCTGCACGAGCGGGCCGGCCATCGCGACCTCATCGACCTGCACGGCCGCATCGACCGGGTCATCTGCCTGCAGTGCCGCGAGCTGACGCCGCGAGCCGACCTGCACGCCCGGCTCTCGTTGCTCAACCCCGGCTACGAGTCGCGCGTCGGCGAGGTGGCACCGGACGGTGACGTCGTGCTCGACGACACGGCGGACTTCCGCGTCGCGGAGTGTCGTACGTGCGGCGGCGACCTCAAGCCCGACGTCGTCTTCTTCGGGGAGAACGTGCCGAAGGACCGGGTCGAGCGCAGCTACGCCCTGGTCGGCGAGGCCGAGGCGCTCGTCGTGCTCGGCTCCTCGCTGCAGGTGATGTCCGGGTTGCGTTTCGTACGCGCAGCCCACAAGCGCGGCATCCCGATCGCGATCATCAACCGCGGCACGACGCGCGGCGACGACCTCGCCACGGTCAAGCTCGAGGCGGGCTGCGCCGAGACCCTCGCAGCGCTGACCGGCACGGCAGCGCCGGCCTGA
- a CDS encoding DUF1697 domain-containing protein, with protein sequence MSTRIILLRAVNVGGTQLPMADLREIATELGATEVQTYIASGNLIADVPGKGADFDRALEQAIEKRYGWFREVISRTPAQVRKALDAHPFEVAEPKYSYVSFLAGKPTAEAIAKAETYDTGDDQWRVIGTELHIRYANGAGRPEMKTDSVMRALKVPGTARNLNTVKKLIELAC encoded by the coding sequence GTGAGCACCCGCATCATCCTGCTGCGCGCCGTCAACGTCGGCGGCACCCAGCTGCCGATGGCGGACCTGCGCGAGATCGCGACCGAGCTCGGCGCCACCGAGGTCCAGACCTACATCGCGTCAGGCAACCTCATCGCCGACGTGCCCGGCAAGGGCGCCGACTTCGACCGGGCGCTGGAGCAGGCGATCGAGAAGCGCTACGGCTGGTTCCGCGAGGTCATCTCCCGCACGCCGGCCCAGGTGCGCAAGGCACTCGACGCGCACCCCTTCGAGGTCGCCGAGCCGAAGTACTCGTACGTCTCCTTCCTCGCCGGCAAGCCGACCGCCGAGGCGATCGCGAAGGCCGAGACGTACGACACCGGCGACGATCAGTGGCGGGTCATCGGCACTGAGCTGCACATCCGCTATGCCAACGGCGCCGGACGGCCGGAGATGAAGACCGACTCGGTGATGCGCGCGCTCAAGGTGCCCGGCACCGCCCGCAACCTCAACACCGTCAAGAAGCTCATCGAGCTGGCCTGCTGA
- a CDS encoding ABC transporter permease: protein MTVAGVAVESSENDNLVSRIVKMQAFQILLVLIAIWIVFAVRAPDTFATVGNMRLIAQNAAILAILGVGMTFVIITSGIDLSIGSVMVFSGVIGAKVMLWEGGDGWGTAAYGVVASVLSGLAWGLFNGVLIAKAKIPPLIVTLGTLGMALGAAQIITKGVDIREVPTIMQDKIGYGNVFGQVPTLTVIALLFVVVGGIVLHGTRFGRFTFAVGSNEEAARRVGLEVDRHLIKVYALSGLLAGVAGILSLAQFNTTAIAGQTQTNLNVIAAVVIGGTSLFGGIGTIFGTVVGLFIPAVLQNGFVIVGVQPFWQQVAVGAVLIAAVYVDQVRRAAAQRGGRNRSPLLQLWSPKKSSPEEQGVTR, encoded by the coding sequence ATGACCGTGGCAGGAGTAGCCGTCGAGTCGTCGGAGAACGACAACCTCGTCAGCCGCATCGTCAAGATGCAGGCGTTCCAGATCCTGTTGGTGCTGATCGCGATCTGGATCGTGTTCGCCGTACGCGCGCCCGACACGTTCGCGACCGTCGGCAACATGCGCCTCATCGCGCAGAACGCCGCGATCCTCGCGATCCTCGGCGTCGGGATGACGTTCGTCATCATCACCTCGGGCATCGACCTGTCGATCGGCTCGGTCATGGTGTTCTCCGGCGTGATCGGTGCCAAGGTCATGCTCTGGGAGGGCGGTGACGGCTGGGGCACCGCGGCGTACGGGGTGGTCGCCTCGGTGCTGTCCGGTCTGGCCTGGGGCCTGTTCAACGGCGTGCTGATCGCCAAGGCCAAGATCCCGCCGCTGATCGTCACGCTGGGCACGCTCGGCATGGCGCTGGGTGCTGCGCAGATCATCACCAAGGGCGTCGACATCCGCGAGGTGCCGACGATCATGCAGGACAAGATCGGCTACGGCAACGTGTTCGGCCAGGTGCCGACGCTGACCGTCATCGCGCTGCTGTTCGTCGTGGTCGGCGGCATCGTCCTGCACGGCACCCGCTTCGGCCGCTTCACGTTCGCCGTCGGCTCCAACGAGGAGGCCGCTCGTCGGGTCGGCCTCGAGGTCGACCGGCACCTCATCAAGGTCTACGCCCTGTCGGGGCTGCTCGCCGGTGTCGCCGGCATCTTGTCGCTCGCGCAGTTCAACACCACCGCGATCGCCGGGCAGACGCAGACCAACCTCAACGTCATCGCCGCGGTCGTCATCGGCGGGACGTCCCTGTTCGGGGGGATCGGCACGATCTTCGGCACCGTCGTGGGGTTGTTCATCCCCGCGGTGCTGCAGAACGGCTTCGTGATCGTCGGCGTGCAGCCGTTCTGGCAGCAGGTCGCGGTCGGTGCCGTACTCATCGCCGCCGTGTACGTCGACCAGGTGCGTCGGGCCGCGGCCCAGCGCGGCGGTCGGAACAGATCCCCACTGCTCCAGCTGTGGAGCCCCAAAAAATCCTCACCCGAGGAGCAAGGAGTAACAAGATGA
- a CDS encoding FGGY family carbohydrate kinase, translating into MPDQLSIGIDIGSTWVKAVACTPEGSVVHECRRATPWEAGRGGTAELSPVVLTGLVHDLLDDLIAATDATIDGIGVSGMAEAGVLLAADGSAGAPIIAWFDPRGGAEIDATPADFQAAFPGVTGLPVSPLASVAKLLHLRGRGVDLVGHRWLSVPEFVVHQLGGDVAAEVSLIARTGLLDQESATVWPWALDVLGVPAGFVPEIRTAGSSWGRHARTGATLSVAGHDHLVATVAAGVVDEDQLYDSMGTAEALVRPLSDLLDAPTRTQLAASGLNVVRHMVAGHGVMLAGVKTGLLLRRVLQLVGVNDAAGREALDRAVMALPPGADRILEVTGARNNDGVLALTADVDGLSPAHLFAATLAHADREVERILELMDEVVAPASSSIVSGGWSQMLSVQAARRAVLPHPTFSPRSEDTAVGAALVGAFAAQEATDFVAFTRQTRHQETTAR; encoded by the coding sequence ATGCCTGACCAGCTCAGCATCGGCATCGACATCGGCAGCACCTGGGTCAAGGCCGTGGCGTGCACGCCCGAGGGATCCGTCGTGCACGAGTGCCGGCGGGCGACACCGTGGGAGGCGGGCCGTGGTGGGACCGCAGAGCTCTCGCCCGTCGTCCTGACCGGACTCGTGCACGACCTCCTCGACGACCTGATCGCCGCCACCGACGCGACGATCGACGGCATCGGCGTCTCCGGCATGGCCGAGGCCGGCGTGCTGCTGGCTGCCGACGGCTCCGCCGGGGCGCCGATCATCGCATGGTTCGACCCGCGCGGCGGTGCCGAGATCGACGCGACACCGGCCGACTTCCAGGCTGCGTTCCCCGGGGTCACGGGCCTGCCGGTCAGCCCGCTCGCCTCGGTCGCCAAGCTGCTGCACCTGCGGGGTCGTGGCGTCGACCTCGTCGGGCATCGCTGGCTGAGCGTGCCGGAGTTCGTCGTGCACCAGCTCGGCGGTGACGTCGCCGCCGAGGTCTCGCTCATCGCCCGTACCGGACTGCTCGACCAGGAGAGCGCGACGGTGTGGCCCTGGGCGCTCGACGTCTTGGGCGTGCCCGCCGGATTCGTCCCCGAGATCCGCACCGCCGGGTCGTCGTGGGGTCGCCACGCACGCACCGGCGCGACCCTGTCGGTCGCCGGGCACGACCACCTCGTCGCCACGGTCGCCGCTGGCGTGGTCGACGAGGACCAGCTCTACGACTCGATGGGCACCGCCGAGGCACTCGTACGCCCACTGTCCGACCTGCTCGACGCGCCGACCCGCACGCAGCTCGCCGCCTCGGGGCTCAACGTCGTACGCCACATGGTCGCCGGCCACGGCGTCATGCTCGCCGGGGTCAAGACCGGGCTGCTGCTGCGTCGCGTCCTGCAGCTCGTCGGCGTCAACGACGCGGCCGGCCGCGAGGCGCTCGACCGCGCGGTCATGGCGCTGCCGCCGGGTGCCGACCGGATCCTGGAGGTGACGGGCGCCCGCAACAACGACGGCGTCCTGGCCCTCACCGCCGACGTCGACGGGCTCAGCCCCGCACACCTGTTCGCCGCCACGCTGGCGCATGCCGACCGTGAGGTCGAACGGATCCTCGAGCTGATGGACGAGGTGGTCGCGCCGGCGAGCAGCAGCATCGTGTCCGGCGGCTGGTCGCAGATGCTCTCCGTGCAGGCCGCCCGCCGTGCCGTGCTGCCGCACCCCACCTTCTCGCCGCGCTCCGAGGACACCGCCGTTGGCGCGGCGCTCGTCGGTGCCTTCGCGGCCCAGGAGGCGACCGACTTCGTCGCCTTCACCCGCCAGACCCGTCATCAAGAAACCACAGCGAGGTAA
- a CDS encoding class I mannose-6-phosphate isomerase, translating to MKPTLLRPNLIDHFYAGGAKIAALRGIATTSAHQPEEWIASTVARAGESRIGLASTVEGDLLRDLVAADPKSWLGAPEASPDTGLLVKLLDAGQRLPVHAHPDRSFARQHLDCAHGKTEAWLVLDATGDGAVYLGWKDAVDPADLAAARDAQDSEWMLSRLHRVAVRRGDGILVPAGTPHAIGEGTFVAEVQEPTDFSIVLEWSLTTSTREESHLGLGFEVAMMAVDTGQMSAERLSSLIVHTDLGGYHDTVLPLLPSESDAFFRLDLACGGVRETIAAGFAAVVVLSGHARLLGDGAIDVAPGDVLAVPAAFGEWRPEGDARILVARPAAGWEGSHA from the coding sequence ATGAAGCCGACACTGCTGCGCCCCAACCTCATCGACCACTTCTATGCCGGCGGCGCCAAGATCGCCGCGCTGCGGGGCATCGCCACGACCTCGGCACACCAGCCCGAGGAGTGGATCGCCTCGACGGTGGCCCGCGCCGGCGAGTCCCGCATCGGCCTCGCGTCGACCGTCGAGGGCGACCTGCTGCGCGACCTCGTGGCCGCCGATCCCAAGAGCTGGCTGGGCGCGCCCGAGGCGAGCCCGGACACCGGGCTGCTCGTGAAGCTGCTGGACGCCGGGCAGAGACTGCCGGTCCACGCCCATCCGGACCGCAGCTTCGCGAGGCAGCACCTGGACTGTGCGCACGGCAAGACCGAGGCGTGGCTCGTGCTCGACGCGACCGGCGACGGTGCGGTCTACCTCGGCTGGAAGGACGCCGTCGACCCGGCTGACCTCGCCGCGGCACGCGACGCGCAGGACAGCGAATGGATGCTGTCGCGCCTGCACCGCGTCGCCGTACGCCGCGGTGACGGCATCCTCGTCCCGGCCGGAACGCCCCACGCGATCGGCGAGGGCACGTTCGTCGCCGAGGTGCAGGAGCCGACCGACTTCTCGATCGTCCTCGAGTGGTCACTGACCACCTCGACCCGCGAGGAGTCGCACCTCGGCCTCGGCTTCGAGGTCGCGATGATGGCGGTCGACACCGGACAGATGTCGGCCGAGCGCCTGTCGTCACTGATCGTGCACACCGACCTCGGCGGCTATCACGACACGGTCCTGCCGCTGCTGCCGTCGGAGAGCGACGCGTTCTTCCGCCTCGACCTGGCCTGCGGGGGCGTACGGGAGACCATCGCCGCCGGGTTCGCCGCCGTCGTGGTGCTCTCCGGCCACGCCCGGTTGCTGGGTGACGGCGCGATCGACGTCGCTCCCGGCGACGTGCTGGCCGTACCCGCTGCCTTCGGCGAGTGGCGGCCCGAGGGCGACGCCCGGATTTTGGTTGCCCGTCCCGCAGCCGGATGGGAGGGCTCGCATGCCTGA
- a CDS encoding MMPL family transporter, whose amino-acid sequence MATILYRIGRWSFRRRRLVGGLWLGAVVLAVLAGVTAPAGEEEDISMPGTESQKAFDLLDQRFPQSNSQGADARLVFRAPDGQQVTATDNKAAIEDAIGSVADGKQVAEATDPFETEAISDDGTTAYSTITYTEAAVDLTGSTKKALEDASAQARDAGLTAEIGGSVLDAEVSPGGTTEMIGVAIAAVVLILTLGSLVAAGLSLMSAFTGVAISFGLISALSVALGLTSTVAILSLMLGLAVGIDYALFITTRYREERGRGVEPEEAAGLAVGTAGSAVVFAGAMVMIALVGLGVVGIPELTKMGLGGAGAVALAVLVALTLVPALFGLFGRRVLSRASRKALRHPESVRAARPGLGARWARFVLRRPAAVLLVAGLGLGAVALPALSLELGLPGDESKPVETTQRQAYDLLSDGFGPGFNGPLTVVVDVSRSVAPEGAVDQVVDSLRAEDGIASVDEPVLNEAKDTAVITAVPTTSPTSTETKDLVKEIRSDAAGVEADTGADIAVTGNTALNIDISEAMADALLPYLSVVIGLAFVLLMVVFRSILVPLKAALGFLLSVGAAFGTLVAVFQWGWGADLIGIDQTGPVMSLMPILIIGIVFGLAMDYEVFLFTRVREAYAHGASPDDAIIEGFRHSGRVVAAAAIIMVSVFAGFIGLHNPTIQTMGVGLASAVAFDAFVVRMAIAPAVMALLGHRAWWMPRILNRVLPNVDIEGEALRGHTAEPTTVPAGAGRP is encoded by the coding sequence GTGGCAACAATTCTCTACCGGATCGGGCGGTGGTCCTTCCGCCGACGCCGCCTTGTCGGTGGTCTGTGGCTGGGGGCGGTGGTCCTCGCCGTGCTGGCCGGAGTCACCGCGCCGGCGGGCGAGGAGGAGGACATCTCCATGCCCGGTACCGAGTCGCAGAAGGCGTTCGACCTGCTGGACCAGCGCTTCCCCCAGAGCAACTCCCAAGGTGCCGATGCCCGCTTGGTCTTCCGGGCCCCCGACGGTCAGCAGGTGACCGCGACGGACAACAAGGCCGCCATCGAGGACGCGATCGGCTCCGTGGCCGACGGCAAGCAGGTGGCCGAGGCCACCGACCCGTTCGAGACGGAGGCCATCAGCGATGACGGGACGACCGCCTACTCGACGATCACGTACACCGAGGCCGCCGTCGACCTGACCGGCTCGACGAAGAAGGCGCTCGAGGACGCATCCGCGCAGGCCCGGGACGCAGGGCTGACGGCGGAGATCGGCGGATCCGTTCTGGACGCGGAGGTGTCGCCGGGCGGTACGACCGAGATGATCGGCGTCGCGATCGCGGCCGTCGTGCTGATCCTCACGCTCGGCTCGTTGGTCGCGGCCGGTCTGTCGCTGATGAGCGCGTTCACCGGGGTGGCCATCTCGTTCGGCCTGATCTCGGCGCTGTCGGTCGCACTGGGACTCACGTCCACGGTCGCCATACTGTCGCTGATGCTGGGGCTCGCTGTCGGCATCGACTATGCCCTCTTCATCACGACCCGCTATCGCGAGGAACGTGGCCGAGGGGTCGAGCCCGAGGAGGCCGCCGGACTGGCCGTCGGCACGGCGGGATCCGCGGTGGTGTTCGCCGGCGCGATGGTCATGATCGCCCTTGTCGGGCTCGGCGTCGTCGGCATCCCGGAGCTCACCAAGATGGGCCTGGGCGGCGCAGGGGCGGTGGCGCTCGCCGTGCTCGTCGCGCTGACCCTGGTCCCGGCGTTGTTCGGGCTCTTCGGTCGGCGGGTCCTGTCCCGCGCGTCCCGCAAGGCTCTTCGCCACCCCGAGTCGGTCAGGGCTGCTCGCCCTGGTCTGGGGGCACGCTGGGCGCGGTTCGTTCTGCGGCGGCCCGCGGCGGTGCTGCTGGTCGCCGGGCTGGGTCTGGGCGCGGTCGCCCTGCCGGCGCTGAGCCTCGAGCTGGGCCTGCCTGGCGACGAGTCCAAGCCTGTGGAGACGACGCAGCGGCAGGCGTACGACCTGCTGTCGGACGGGTTCGGCCCCGGCTTCAACGGCCCGTTGACGGTGGTCGTTGATGTGTCCAGGTCCGTGGCTCCTGAAGGTGCCGTGGACCAGGTCGTCGACAGCCTGCGGGCCGAGGACGGCATCGCGTCGGTCGACGAGCCGGTGCTCAACGAGGCAAAGGACACGGCCGTCATCACGGCAGTCCCCACGACCTCGCCGACCAGCACGGAGACCAAGGACCTGGTCAAGGAGATCCGCAGTGATGCCGCAGGTGTCGAGGCGGACACTGGCGCCGACATCGCGGTGACGGGCAACACGGCCCTCAACATCGACATCTCCGAGGCGATGGCCGATGCCCTCCTGCCCTACCTCAGCGTCGTCATCGGACTGGCCTTCGTCCTGTTGATGGTCGTCTTCCGCTCGATCCTGGTGCCGCTCAAGGCGGCCCTCGGCTTCCTGCTGTCGGTGGGCGCCGCGTTCGGCACGTTGGTCGCGGTCTTCCAGTGGGGATGGGGAGCCGACCTGATAGGCATCGACCAGACCGGGCCCGTCATGTCGTTGATGCCGATCCTCATCATCGGCATCGTCTTCGGCCTGGCCATGGACTACGAGGTCTTCCTCTTCACCCGTGTCCGGGAGGCGTACGCCCACGGTGCCTCACCGGACGACGCCATCATCGAGGGGTTCCGGCACAGTGGCCGGGTGGTGGCCGCGGCGGCGATCATCATGGTCAGTGTGTTCGCCGGGTTCATCGGCCTGCACAACCCCACGATCCAGACGATGGGCGTCGGCCTGGCCTCCGCCGTCGCGTTCGATGCGTTCGTCGTACGCATGGCGATCGCCCCCGCGGTCATGGCACTTCTGGGGCACCGAGCGTGGTGGATGCCGCGTATCCTGAACCGCGTGCTGCCGAACGTCGACATCGAGGGCGAGGCGCTACGCGGGCATACCGCGGAGCCCACGACCGTGCCGGCGGGTGCCGGCCGGCCATGA
- a CDS encoding DUF6131 family protein — translation MIILGVILLILGAVLNVSILYTIGIILIVVGAVLWLLGSMDRGIGGRRHFY, via the coding sequence GTGATCATTCTCGGAGTCATCCTCTTGATCCTGGGAGCAGTGCTCAACGTGTCCATCCTGTACACGATCGGCATCATCTTGATCGTGGTCGGGGCGGTCCTGTGGCTGCTTGGATCGATGGACCGCGGCATCGGCGGTCGAAGACACTTCTACTGA